A window of the Podarcis raffonei isolate rPodRaf1 chromosome 4, rPodRaf1.pri, whole genome shotgun sequence genome harbors these coding sequences:
- the TSKU gene encoding tsukushi, with the protein MPFLIWFNLLLLSPNVGASKTCFPGCHCEVESFGLFDSFSLTKVDCSGIGPHIAPVPIPLDTTYLDLSSNNLDSINESMLTGPGYTTLVSLDLSYNKISRIFPSTFSRLRYLESLDLSHNSLVALPDECFSGSLLGDVDLSNNFILDITTNIFASKGQGKPINVDLSNNLISLVSRHQGKAIPNIQSLNLSGNRLKRIPDLQGIPLRFLNLDGNPVAAIEKGAFQGLKDLIHLSLSGIPDLAEISPYAFQDLPALQALDLSNNPNVKSLNAEVFYSLNFLQELNLSGTGVANSVSKTMLKFLPSIKSITLGQDVKCIKTIREGQYHRQTGLTKKEILSCHDSHGSVAAAPYAL; encoded by the coding sequence ATGCCTTTCTTAATCTGGTTCAACCTGCTGCTGCTCTCCCCGAATGTTGGCGCTTCGAAGACTTGCTTCCCAGGGTGCCACTGTGAAGTGGAGAGCTTTGGTCTCTTCGACAGCTTCAGCCTAACCAAGGTGGACTGCAGTGGGATCGGGCCCCATATCGCGCCTGTCCCCATTCCTCTGGACACGACCTACTTGGATTTATCGTCAAACAACCTGGACTCCATCAACGAGTCCATGTTGACCGGCCCCGGATATACCACGCTGGTTAGTTTGGACTTGAGCTACAATAAGATCTCCAGGATCTTTCCCAGCACTTTCTCCAGACTCCGCTATCTGGAATCTTTAGATCTGAGTCACAACTCTTTGGTGGCCCTTCCGGACGAATGCTTCTCAGGGTCGCTTTTGGGGGATGTCGACCTCAGCAACAACTTCATCCTGGACATCACCACCAACATCTTTGCATCCAAAGGTCAAGGAAAGCCTATCAACGTGGACCTCTCCAACAACTTGATCAGTCTCGTCTCGAGACACCAGGGCAAAGCCATTCCCAACATCCAAAGCTTAAACCTGTCCGGAAACAGGTTGAAGAGGATCCCCGACCTTCAAGGAATCCCTCTCCGGTTCCTCAACCTTGACGGGAACCCAGTGGCGGCCATTGAGAAAGGGGCTTTTCAGGGGCTGAAGGATTTGATCCACCTGTCTCTCAGTGGGATTCCCGACCTGGCGGAGATTTCGCCCTACGCCTTCCAAGACCTGCCAGCTCTCCAAGCGCTTGATTTGTCCAACAACCCCAACGTCAAATCCTTGAACGCGGAGGTTTTCTACAGCCTCAACTTTTTGCAGGAGCTCAACCTGTCTGGCACAGGGGTGGCGAACTCCGTATCGAAAACGATGCTGAAATTTCTGCCTTCCATCAAAAGCATCACCCTCGGGCAGGATGTCAAGTGCATTAAGACGATCCGGGAAGGCCAGTACCACAGACAGACCGGGCTGACCAAGAAAGAGATTCTAAGTTGTCACGACAGCCATGGGTCAGTAGCAGCAGCGCCCTATGCTTTGTGA